In the genome of Myxococcus stipitatus, one region contains:
- the corA gene encoding magnesium/cobalt transporter CorA has product MIQVCLFRDGTLFTGGEELLGEDGRKWVDVLQPDEATMARLAERFGLHKLAVEDCLHLDQRPKLEEYPNHVFVVLQGFTAGKNVCDLTMHEHHFFLAKEWIISVHELPFLGLETIIQRVRQDPASTLGRGTDFMLYLMADALVDAQFPILDSFSEELEDLEVAIFEKAEKSHLQRIFEMKRMLVQLRRVLSPQRDVVGLMARRGIPHVDERSTLYFRDVYDHLVRLYEQIDSGRDILGNVMDGYLSMVANKTNDITKQLTIFATIFLPLSFIVGFFGQNFDELSGTGFYISMWAMIVALPISLFFWFKHKQWL; this is encoded by the coding sequence ATGATTCAGGTCTGTCTGTTCAGGGACGGAACCCTCTTCACCGGGGGTGAGGAGCTGCTCGGGGAAGACGGCCGCAAGTGGGTGGACGTGCTCCAGCCAGACGAGGCGACCATGGCCCGGCTGGCCGAGCGCTTCGGCCTCCACAAGCTCGCCGTCGAGGACTGCCTCCACCTGGACCAGCGCCCCAAGCTGGAGGAGTACCCCAACCACGTCTTCGTCGTGCTCCAGGGCTTCACCGCCGGCAAGAACGTGTGCGACCTGACGATGCATGAGCATCACTTCTTCCTCGCGAAGGAGTGGATCATCAGCGTGCACGAGCTGCCCTTCCTGGGCCTGGAGACCATCATCCAGCGCGTGCGCCAGGACCCGGCGTCGACCTTGGGACGCGGCACGGACTTCATGCTGTACCTCATGGCGGACGCGCTCGTGGATGCGCAGTTCCCCATCCTCGACAGCTTCAGCGAGGAGCTGGAGGACCTGGAGGTCGCCATCTTCGAGAAGGCGGAGAAGTCCCACCTGCAACGCATCTTCGAGATGAAGCGGATGCTCGTGCAGCTGCGCCGCGTGCTCTCGCCGCAGCGGGATGTGGTGGGGCTCATGGCGCGGCGTGGGATTCCCCATGTGGATGAGCGCTCCACGCTCTACTTCCGCGACGTGTATGACCACCTGGTGCGGCTGTACGAGCAGATCGACTCCGGCCGGGACATCCTGGGCAACGTGATGGACGGCTACCTGTCCATGGTGGCGAACAAGACGAACGACATCACCAAGCAGCTCACCATCTTCGCCACCATCTTCCTGCCGCTCTCGTTCATCGTTGGATTCTTCGGACAGAACTTCGATGAACTGTCCGGAACGGGCTTCTACATCTCCATGTGGGCGATGATTGTCGCCCTGCCCATCAGCTTGTTCTTCTGGTTCAAGCACAAGCAGTGGCTCTGA
- the thiS gene encoding sulfur carrier protein ThiS → MQVWVNGETREVPEAITLSVLLESLRIGGPGVAVEVNAEVVRRARHPEHHLQPGDRVEIVTFVGGG, encoded by the coding sequence ATGCAGGTCTGGGTCAACGGAGAGACACGCGAGGTGCCGGAGGCCATCACCCTCTCGGTGCTGCTGGAGTCGCTTCGAATCGGAGGTCCGGGCGTGGCCGTGGAAGTGAACGCCGAGGTGGTGCGCCGCGCCCGCCACCCCGAGCATCACCTCCAGCCCGGGGACCGGGTGGAGATCGTCACCTTCGTCGGCGGCGGGTAG
- a CDS encoding dipeptidase yields MGDVNELHQRWCIADGHADSLMWNRDLCTRSDEGHVDFPRLREAGVKLQCFTIVTRGFPFIGGFPVFAAWRGWPREARASEWTRALWQVERMEAFCQHSDGAVRIATSRQVLEDNLAEGRLSAVLGVEGGHAIEGKVERLAELHRRGVRFMGLTHLSNNDLGGSSFPMMGNRGLTGLGQEVVEEMARLGLSVDVAHASERTLEHLFSHPTVRFFCSHTGVRAAGGGWRNLSDASLRVIADRGGVVGIIFAPVYLGGDSVDDVVRHIEHAVDVMGAEGVGLGSDYDGMVPLPKGMKDVTDLHLLTTALLRRHPESWVERVMGGNFRRFFQSTLGG; encoded by the coding sequence ATGGGCGACGTGAACGAGCTTCACCAGCGCTGGTGCATCGCGGACGGGCACGCGGACTCCCTCATGTGGAACCGGGACTTGTGCACGCGCTCCGACGAGGGGCACGTGGACTTCCCCCGGCTGCGGGAGGCGGGGGTGAAGCTCCAGTGCTTCACCATCGTCACCCGTGGCTTCCCCTTCATTGGTGGCTTCCCGGTGTTCGCCGCGTGGCGCGGCTGGCCTCGGGAGGCCCGGGCCAGCGAGTGGACCCGGGCGCTGTGGCAGGTCGAGCGCATGGAGGCGTTCTGTCAGCACTCGGACGGAGCGGTGCGCATCGCGACGTCGCGGCAGGTGCTGGAGGACAACCTCGCCGAGGGGCGCCTGTCCGCGGTGCTGGGCGTGGAGGGAGGGCATGCCATCGAGGGGAAGGTGGAGCGTCTGGCCGAACTGCACCGCCGGGGCGTGCGCTTCATGGGGCTCACCCACCTGTCCAACAACGACCTGGGGGGCTCCTCGTTTCCCATGATGGGCAACCGGGGACTGACGGGGCTGGGGCAGGAGGTGGTGGAGGAGATGGCCCGCTTGGGGTTGAGCGTGGACGTGGCACACGCCTCCGAGCGCACGCTGGAGCATCTTTTTTCCCATCCCACGGTCCGCTTCTTCTGCTCACACACGGGGGTGCGGGCGGCGGGAGGTGGGTGGCGCAACTTGAGCGACGCGTCCCTGCGAGTCATCGCGGACCGGGGCGGCGTGGTGGGCATCATCTTCGCCCCGGTGTACCTGGGTGGGGACTCGGTGGACGACGTGGTTCGTCACATCGAGCACGCGGTGGATGTGATGGGGGCGGAGGGCGTGGGGCTGGGCTCGGACTACGACGGCATGGTGCCGCTGCCCAAGGGGATGAAAGACGTCACCGACCTGCACTTGCTCACCACGGCACTGCTTCGCCGCCATCCGGAGTCATGGGTGGAACGAGTCATGGGCGGAAACTTCCGGCGTTTCTTCCAGTCGACACTGGGTGGTTGA
- a CDS encoding HAD-IIB family hydrolase produces the protein MTAHSQGKLPRPLREADMSRVEGVFTDVDGTLTTGHRLRADTVRALERLSAAGLRVVLVSGRPAGWGEAWARQLPVDGVIVENGGLFFLRGARGLRKVYLEPPAERVENRKRLQREVSRVLKQVPGARLSVDSTYTEVDLAVDYNEEARLGDEGASRIESLLRARGVTAVRSSVHVNCWLGRFDKLSATKRFARVAWGEKLEPRDGRYVYVGDSFNDAPMFQAFGLGVGVANVRSVLDRIEAPPAFITRAAEGKGFEELARALLARRGRGALEE, from the coding sequence ATGACGGCTCACAGCCAGGGGAAGCTCCCGCGCCCGCTGCGCGAGGCGGACATGTCCCGCGTCGAGGGTGTCTTCACGGACGTGGATGGCACGCTGACGACGGGGCACCGGCTGCGCGCGGACACCGTGCGAGCGTTGGAGCGGCTGTCCGCCGCGGGCCTCCGGGTGGTGCTGGTGAGCGGCAGGCCGGCGGGCTGGGGAGAGGCCTGGGCGCGGCAGCTCCCGGTGGATGGCGTCATCGTGGAGAACGGTGGGCTGTTCTTCCTGCGAGGCGCCCGAGGGCTGCGCAAGGTGTACCTGGAGCCGCCCGCCGAGCGGGTGGAGAACCGGAAGCGCCTGCAGCGCGAGGTCTCCCGGGTGTTGAAGCAGGTGCCGGGGGCGCGGCTGTCGGTGGACAGCACGTACACGGAAGTGGACCTGGCCGTGGACTACAACGAGGAGGCCCGGCTGGGGGATGAGGGAGCGTCGCGCATCGAGTCGCTCTTGCGGGCTCGGGGGGTGACGGCGGTCCGCTCGTCGGTGCACGTGAACTGCTGGCTGGGACGGTTCGACAAGCTGAGCGCGACGAAGCGCTTCGCACGGGTGGCGTGGGGGGAGAAGCTGGAGCCCCGGGACGGCCGCTACGTGTACGTGGGGGATTCTTTCAACGACGCCCCGATGTTCCAGGCCTTCGGTCTGGGAGTGGGCGTGGCCAACGTGCGCTCGGTGCTGGACCGCATCGAAGCGCCGCCGGCCTTCATTACCCGGGCTGCCGAGGGGAAGGGCTTCGAGGAACTGGCCCGAGCCCTCCTTGCCCGGCGGGGCCGAGGGGCCCTCGAGGAGTGA
- a CDS encoding thiazole synthase, whose translation MSIQDKPFTIAGVTFSSRLILGTGKYPSHDIMKRCHESSGTEMVTVAVRRLDLKATGEASLMNWIDRERLRLLPNTALCYTADDAVRTCRLAEELGMSKWVKLEVLGDEKTLYPDVEETVKAARILVKEGFTVLPYTSDDPITARKLEDVGCAAVMPLAAPIGSGLGIRNPHNIRLILETVKVPVIVDAGVGTASDAAIAMELGVDGVLMNTAIAGAKDPVRMSIAMKKAVEAGRDAYLAGRIPRKAYGSASSPIDGIVQ comes from the coding sequence ATGAGCATCCAGGACAAGCCCTTCACCATCGCGGGAGTGACGTTCTCCTCGCGCCTCATCCTCGGGACGGGGAAGTACCCCAGTCACGACATCATGAAGCGCTGCCACGAGTCCTCCGGGACGGAGATGGTCACCGTGGCCGTGCGCCGGCTCGACCTGAAGGCCACGGGCGAGGCGTCGCTCATGAACTGGATTGACCGCGAGCGCCTGCGCCTGCTGCCCAACACGGCCCTCTGCTACACCGCCGACGACGCGGTGCGCACGTGCCGGCTCGCCGAGGAGCTCGGCATGAGCAAGTGGGTGAAGCTGGAGGTCCTCGGCGACGAGAAGACGCTCTACCCGGACGTCGAGGAGACGGTGAAGGCGGCGCGCATCCTGGTGAAGGAGGGCTTCACCGTGCTGCCCTACACCAGCGACGACCCCATCACCGCGCGCAAGCTGGAGGACGTCGGGTGCGCGGCGGTGATGCCCCTGGCGGCCCCCATCGGCAGCGGCCTGGGCATCCGCAACCCGCACAACATCCGCCTCATCCTCGAGACGGTGAAGGTCCCCGTCATCGTCGACGCGGGCGTCGGCACCGCGTCCGACGCGGCCATCGCCATGGAGCTGGGCGTGGACGGCGTGCTGATGAACACCGCCATCGCGGGCGCCAAGGACCCGGTGCGCATGTCCATCGCGATGAAGAAGGCGGTGGAGGCGGGCCGCGACGCGTACCTCGCCGGGCGCATCCCCCGGAAGGCCTACGGCTCCGCCTCCAGCCCCATCGACGGAATCGTCCAGTAG
- a CDS encoding ARPP-2 domain-containing protein → MSRARLIQRLELDGLRLAPSQVWGQMRLVPVLRDEVRDDLRFAYRDYGGALSEVTLRRELGAAGLKYVSYIPHGLVMTWGNRQAEAVYGTRLQSHDTKKMEAGPVSVRLLHRMAHREDRNQLRMLPLHIAMEGFLTRYFGGPEIAWSEYSKDGLSRGLNPRSEASIPGWASFALDGALRTFELHERQVGLLLFNADELLSAFIVAHPYDYRCLHRTLLEDVYGDLLLQYGYLQVVEDFGLRLDASQVSSVADLRAQVSRMREDWATFHGVMAGGLFGVDVTAWKVYEAGPFLLQHFHTSLVPTQENHLGEVITGPDGRLEYLKTYRLSAAQTRRAYLLQQMASAEWDLDDAAVLLGGTRTDLVLRLQNAGFGYLLRTHVLEDARRAKARGR, encoded by the coding sequence ATGAGCCGCGCTCGGCTCATCCAACGCCTGGAGCTCGATGGGCTGCGGCTCGCGCCCTCGCAGGTCTGGGGACAGATGCGGCTGGTGCCCGTGCTGCGGGACGAGGTGCGGGATGACCTTCGCTTCGCCTACCGGGACTACGGCGGCGCGTTGTCCGAGGTGACGCTCCGCCGGGAGCTGGGGGCCGCGGGCCTCAAGTATGTCTCGTACATTCCCCATGGCCTGGTGATGACCTGGGGCAACCGTCAGGCGGAGGCCGTCTACGGCACGCGCCTGCAGTCCCATGACACGAAGAAGATGGAGGCAGGCCCCGTCTCGGTCCGCCTGCTGCACCGCATGGCGCACCGCGAGGACCGCAACCAGCTGCGCATGTTGCCGCTCCACATCGCGATGGAGGGCTTCCTGACGCGGTACTTCGGTGGGCCGGAAATCGCATGGTCCGAGTACTCGAAGGACGGCTTGTCGCGTGGGCTGAATCCGCGCAGCGAGGCCTCGATTCCCGGCTGGGCGAGCTTCGCGTTGGACGGAGCGCTGCGCACCTTCGAGCTGCATGAGCGGCAGGTGGGGTTGCTGCTCTTCAACGCGGATGAGCTGCTCTCCGCCTTTATCGTCGCGCACCCGTACGACTACCGCTGCCTGCACCGAACCTTGCTCGAGGACGTCTACGGCGACCTGCTGCTGCAGTACGGCTACCTCCAGGTGGTGGAGGACTTCGGGCTGCGCCTCGACGCAAGCCAGGTGTCCAGCGTCGCGGACCTCCGAGCACAGGTGTCGCGCATGCGCGAGGACTGGGCCACCTTCCATGGCGTCATGGCGGGAGGTTTGTTCGGCGTGGATGTGACGGCCTGGAAGGTCTACGAGGCGGGACCCTTCCTCCTCCAGCACTTCCACACGAGCCTCGTGCCCACCCAGGAGAACCACCTGGGCGAGGTCATCACGGGGCCTGACGGGAGGCTGGAGTACCTCAAGACCTACCGGCTCTCCGCGGCCCAGACGCGCCGGGCGTACCTGCTGCAACAAATGGCCAGCGCGGAGTGGGACCTGGACGACGCGGCCGTCCTCTTGGGCGGGACGCGGACCGACCTGGTCCTCCGGCTCCAGAACGCGGGCTTCGGCTACCTGCTCAGGACCCACGTGCTCGAGGATGCCCGGCGCGCGAAGGCTCGCGGCCGCTGA
- a CDS encoding DUF4129 domain-containing protein, whose translation MSPLPLLLLLSALPCDERETTVRALEETARSRPEELHGALEVVRRSMGGMPLPHEEPDVPATEQVQHVADFLERACALEHREAATPVTEFPDSERERLKGVLDRPEFAKARQRHGDLVKQFLRKLEAWLEGLFESREAQGFAVATRAVMLGLAIALFLWGALRVRAMRLRRSVARTGAESASAPLVLDAPPEHLRRARKALAEHPREAIREALLSMLSTLEERRLARPDRVKTNRELAAELPTRGAPAAVTREVERLMAWYDRAFYSLAPVPETEARQFVDAVEHLQAQLGSEAAA comes from the coding sequence GTGTCTCCCCTGCCCCTCCTGCTCCTGCTGTCCGCGCTTCCCTGCGATGAGCGGGAGACCACCGTGCGCGCGCTCGAAGAGACCGCGCGTTCGCGCCCCGAGGAGTTGCACGGAGCCCTGGAGGTGGTGCGGCGGAGCATGGGTGGCATGCCGCTCCCGCACGAGGAGCCCGATGTCCCCGCGACGGAGCAGGTCCAGCACGTGGCGGACTTCCTCGAGCGCGCCTGTGCGCTGGAGCACCGCGAGGCCGCCACGCCCGTCACGGAGTTCCCCGACAGCGAACGCGAGCGACTCAAGGGAGTGCTCGACCGTCCTGAGTTCGCGAAGGCGCGGCAGCGGCACGGCGACCTGGTGAAGCAGTTCCTGCGCAAGCTGGAGGCGTGGCTGGAGGGCCTCTTCGAGTCCCGCGAGGCCCAGGGCTTCGCGGTGGCGACGCGCGCGGTGATGTTGGGGCTGGCCATCGCCCTGTTCCTGTGGGGCGCGCTGCGTGTCCGGGCCATGCGCCTGCGCCGGAGCGTCGCGCGCACGGGGGCCGAGAGCGCTTCGGCGCCGCTGGTGCTGGATGCCCCCCCGGAGCACTTGAGGCGGGCGAGGAAGGCCCTCGCGGAGCATCCGCGCGAGGCGATTCGCGAGGCCCTGCTGAGCATGCTGTCCACGTTGGAGGAGCGGCGGCTCGCGCGACCCGACCGGGTGAAGACGAATCGGGAGCTGGCGGCGGAGCTGCCCACGCGCGGCGCCCCCGCGGCCGTCACTCGCGAGGTGGAGCGACTGATGGCCTGGTACGACCGGGCCTTCTACTCACTGGCCCCCGTGCCCGAGACAGAGGCCCGGCAGTTCGTCGATGCCGTCGAGCATCTCCAAGCACAGCTGGGCTCGGAGGCCGCGGCATGA
- a CDS encoding class I SAM-dependent rRNA methyltransferase has product MNVVKLELARGLGRHLRAGHPWVFRKALEHVPRIPAGSVVDLTENGKFVARGYYDPHSAIAVRVLTRDPRDTVDSNFIARRVKRALAERQALIDLTDTDSYRLIHGEGDGLPGVVVDLYAGWAVLKLYSAGLTPYRPLIVEALKAGVPGLKGIVGRDELARDDVEEDEGRGSGRMLYGPEAPEQIAIRERGATFMVDVWKGQKTGFFLDQRENRHLIRRLAKGRDVLNCFSFSGGFSVNAALGGANSVFSVDLDPEAIALARENFTRNGLPAEKHDFLAADVFKVIQSFKDEGRTFDLLILDPPAFAKSQRAVQAAIDGYASLNRQALAILRPGGLLATASCSARVSPDEFMGAVREAGFKAGVDLALVEERYQPPDHPVRLQFPEGKYLKFYVLQAV; this is encoded by the coding sequence GTGAATGTCGTGAAGCTGGAGCTGGCGCGTGGACTGGGACGTCACCTGCGCGCGGGACACCCGTGGGTGTTTCGCAAGGCGCTGGAGCACGTGCCGAGGATTCCCGCCGGCAGCGTGGTGGACCTGACGGAGAACGGGAAGTTCGTCGCGCGGGGGTACTACGACCCGCACTCGGCCATCGCGGTGCGCGTGCTGACGCGCGACCCTCGGGACACCGTCGACTCGAACTTCATCGCGCGCAGGGTCAAGCGGGCCCTGGCCGAGCGCCAGGCGCTCATCGACCTGACGGACACGGACAGCTACCGCCTGATTCATGGCGAGGGCGACGGACTGCCGGGCGTGGTGGTGGACCTCTACGCGGGCTGGGCGGTGCTCAAGCTGTACTCGGCGGGACTCACGCCCTATCGGCCCCTCATCGTCGAGGCGCTGAAGGCGGGCGTGCCGGGGCTCAAGGGCATCGTCGGCCGTGACGAGCTGGCGCGCGACGACGTGGAAGAGGACGAGGGCCGTGGCTCCGGCCGCATGCTGTACGGGCCCGAGGCGCCCGAGCAGATCGCCATCCGCGAGCGTGGCGCCACGTTCATGGTGGACGTGTGGAAGGGACAGAAGACCGGCTTCTTCCTGGACCAGCGCGAGAACCGCCACCTCATCCGGCGGCTGGCCAAGGGCCGGGACGTGCTCAACTGCTTCAGCTTCAGCGGTGGCTTCTCCGTGAACGCGGCGCTCGGGGGCGCGAACAGCGTGTTCTCGGTGGACCTGGACCCGGAGGCCATCGCCCTGGCGCGCGAGAACTTCACGCGCAACGGGCTGCCGGCGGAGAAGCACGACTTCCTCGCGGCGGACGTGTTCAAGGTCATCCAGTCGTTCAAGGACGAGGGCCGCACCTTCGACCTGCTCATCCTGGACCCGCCGGCCTTCGCGAAGAGCCAGCGCGCGGTGCAGGCGGCCATTGACGGGTATGCCTCGCTCAACCGGCAGGCGCTGGCGATTCTCCGTCCAGGGGGACTCCTGGCCACGGCGTCGTGTTCGGCGCGCGTGAGTCCGGACGAGTTCATGGGCGCGGTGCGCGAGGCCGGCTTCAAGGCGGGCGTCGACCTGGCGCTCGTCGAGGAGCGCTACCAGCCGCCGGACCACCCGGTGCGGCTCCAGTTCCCCGAGGGCAAGTACCTCAAGTTCTACGTGCTCCAGGCCGTGTAG
- a CDS encoding thiamine phosphate synthase: MVAPALPRLVVITDWRLPRERLLGALAKALEVGPDVAVQHRHPEASGRTFLDEARLLASLCQARGNPLFVNGRLDVALLVGAHLHLPSHGLAPEEVRRHLPEGRWVSVAVHDEAEARAAHGADLALVSPVFSPGSKPGDTRETLGPEGFFSLAKHLPCPALALGGISGETAGRLTGAAGFAVISAVLEAEDPARAARALLAACPPRAMLPAS, from the coding sequence GTGGTGGCACCCGCCCTTCCCCGGCTCGTCGTCATCACCGACTGGCGCCTGCCGCGCGAGCGGCTCCTGGGCGCGCTGGCGAAGGCGCTGGAGGTCGGACCGGACGTGGCGGTGCAACACCGCCACCCGGAGGCCTCCGGGCGGACGTTCCTCGATGAAGCACGGCTCCTCGCGTCCCTGTGCCAGGCCCGAGGCAATCCGCTGTTCGTCAACGGGCGGCTGGATGTCGCGCTCCTCGTGGGGGCGCACCTGCACCTGCCCTCGCACGGACTGGCTCCCGAGGAGGTGCGACGCCACCTTCCCGAGGGCCGCTGGGTCAGCGTGGCCGTGCACGATGAAGCCGAGGCCCGAGCCGCACACGGCGCGGACCTGGCGCTGGTGAGCCCCGTCTTCTCGCCGGGCTCCAAGCCTGGAGACACCCGCGAGACGCTCGGGCCCGAGGGCTTCTTCTCCCTGGCGAAGCACCTGCCCTGTCCCGCGCTCGCACTGGGGGGAATCAGCGGGGAGACGGCGGGACGGCTGACGGGCGCCGCTGGGTTCGCCGTCATCTCCGCCGTGCTGGAAGCAGAGGACCCCGCCCGCGCGGCACGAGCCCTGCTGGCCGCGTGCCCGCCCCGGGCTATGCTGCCCGCCTCGTGA
- a CDS encoding serine/threonine-protein kinase translates to MGTHHPDHPSAKPFILFTAGATAYELVQYLGPRGSGELLIARRHYADTPGDLVLIKRLQDAGDELGRARLKEEVKLLMRLSHPAIAQVFLVRVHDGVPHLVMEFVDGQSLETLVSYAALRRRPLSEAFTAYVGAEVADALHHAHTLEDDRGRPLGLVHRDVSPRALRLDARGHVKLSDFALSWARLPGRVATEAHVVRGDLAYASPEALLRRPLDGRSDLFSLGVVLLELLTGLHLLDLEPVERAALASGPLPEMELLVAESPSWLSAPMMAARMACFSPQHVEQVTATVSSPLRAILSRLLRRAPEERFQTALELRDALRAVLAGRGYAYGPPEAAREAAQVRQEARSRRRSADVLSSDEVRPTAFGHRDLYAAGS, encoded by the coding sequence ATGGGCACCCACCATCCAGACCACCCCTCCGCCAAACCCTTCATCCTCTTCACCGCCGGGGCCACGGCGTATGAGCTCGTCCAGTACCTCGGGCCGCGCGGCTCCGGAGAGCTGCTCATCGCCCGCAGGCACTACGCGGACACGCCGGGCGACCTGGTCCTCATCAAGCGCCTGCAAGACGCGGGCGACGAGCTCGGGCGCGCGCGGCTGAAGGAAGAGGTCAAGCTGCTGATGCGCCTGTCCCATCCGGCCATCGCCCAGGTCTTCCTGGTGCGGGTGCATGATGGCGTGCCTCACCTCGTCATGGAGTTCGTGGACGGGCAGAGCCTGGAGACGCTGGTGAGCTACGCGGCGCTGCGTCGGCGCCCGCTGTCGGAGGCCTTCACCGCCTACGTGGGGGCGGAGGTCGCGGACGCGCTCCACCACGCGCACACGCTGGAGGATGACCGGGGAAGGCCGCTGGGGCTGGTCCACCGCGACGTCAGCCCCCGGGCCTTGCGGTTGGATGCGCGGGGACACGTGAAGCTGTCGGACTTCGCGCTGTCCTGGGCGCGGCTTCCCGGGCGCGTGGCGACCGAGGCCCATGTCGTCCGGGGAGACCTCGCCTATGCCTCGCCGGAGGCGCTCCTGAGGCGGCCCTTGGATGGGCGCTCGGACTTGTTCTCGCTAGGCGTGGTGCTGCTCGAGCTGCTCACCGGTCTGCACCTCCTGGACCTGGAGCCCGTCGAGCGCGCGGCGCTCGCGTCGGGGCCGCTGCCGGAGATGGAGCTGCTCGTGGCGGAGTCGCCCAGCTGGCTCTCCGCCCCCATGATGGCCGCGCGCATGGCGTGCTTCTCACCGCAGCATGTGGAGCAGGTGACGGCCACGGTGTCGTCGCCGCTGCGCGCGATCCTCTCGCGGCTCCTGCGGAGGGCGCCGGAGGAGCGGTTCCAGACGGCGCTGGAGCTGCGGGATGCCCTGCGCGCGGTGCTGGCGGGGCGGGGGTACGCCTATGGCCCTCCGGAGGCGGCCCGCGAAGCGGCACAGGTCCGGCAGGAGGCGCGCTCCCGGAGGCGCTCCGCGGACGTGTTGTCCTCGGATGAAGTGCGTCCCACGGCCTTCGGACACCGTGACTTGTACGCGGCCGGCTCGTGA
- a CDS encoding alpha/beta hydrolase — MPTFTLDGLPLHYRDVGQGPAVLLLHAFPLHGGAFDAQVNALSSRYRFIVPDIRGFGQSKPGAGPTPMSRIAEDALALLDSLNIDRAVVGGVSMGGYAAMALLREDAGRVAGLVLMNTQCTADDDAGKARREASALEALDKGAAPLIQALLPKLVAEGPSSSVGREVEGLMRTASREGIAAAQRGMALRPDSKDILARYAGPALVVVGEHDPITPLEKAKQMVDLITGARLEVIPGAAHLANQEQPERVNAVLDSFLSSL, encoded by the coding sequence ATGCCGACCTTCACCTTGGATGGACTCCCCCTGCACTACCGCGACGTGGGCCAGGGCCCCGCGGTGCTGCTGCTGCACGCCTTTCCCCTCCACGGCGGCGCCTTCGACGCGCAGGTGAACGCGCTCTCGTCGCGCTACCGCTTCATCGTCCCGGACATCCGAGGCTTCGGACAGAGCAAGCCCGGTGCGGGCCCCACGCCAATGTCGCGCATCGCCGAGGACGCACTGGCCCTGCTCGACTCGCTGAACATCGACCGGGCCGTGGTGGGCGGCGTCTCCATGGGCGGCTACGCGGCCATGGCCCTGCTGCGCGAGGACGCGGGACGCGTGGCGGGACTCGTGTTGATGAACACGCAGTGCACCGCGGATGACGACGCGGGCAAGGCGCGCCGGGAAGCCTCCGCGCTCGAGGCCTTGGACAAGGGCGCGGCCCCCCTCATCCAGGCGCTCCTGCCCAAGCTGGTCGCCGAAGGCCCCTCCTCTTCCGTCGGGCGCGAGGTCGAGGGACTCATGCGCACGGCCTCCCGCGAGGGCATCGCCGCCGCGCAGCGAGGCATGGCGCTGCGGCCGGACAGCAAGGACATCCTCGCGCGCTACGCCGGCCCGGCGCTGGTGGTGGTGGGCGAGCACGACCCCATCACCCCGCTGGAGAAGGCGAAGCAGATGGTGGACCTCATCACTGGCGCGCGGCTGGAGGTCATCCCCGGCGCCGCGCATCTGGCCAACCAGGAGCAGCCCGAGCGCGTCAACGCCGTGCTCGACTCGTTCCTCTCCTCCCTCTGA